One Bifidobacterium angulatum DSM 20098 = JCM 7096 DNA window includes the following coding sequences:
- a CDS encoding DMT family transporter encodes MLTAPLGIFSGLITPVQTAVNTRLGRSIGSPLRASLVSFSVGLLAMLTLTLVVGPYPLVPASALHGPWWMWLAGVFGVTFLTGNVLLLPKLGSLKTVIMPVTGQIIMGLLIDMFGWFGTQRQPIAPLRIAGTVLALAGFLIAVAGVKPRNHVNDAATGQGSGKTSNLSTLLWSCVGIAFGMCSAIQTALLGRLGVALQSPVKASLASFTVGLAALALVVAVKDRTYSLGDAPKKGNPWWMWTGGLLGATLVMCNSYLSAHIGTGLTVMLILLGQVGGGLVVDRFGLLGVPRRHVAAAQYGGIAIAAIGIILKAM; translated from the coding sequence ATGCTTACCGCACCGTTGGGTATTTTCTCTGGTCTGATCACACCGGTGCAGACCGCGGTGAATACGCGGCTCGGCCGTTCCATTGGCTCGCCGTTGCGCGCATCGTTGGTTTCGTTCAGCGTGGGGCTGCTTGCCATGCTCACGTTGACTCTTGTGGTAGGCCCGTATCCGCTGGTTCCCGCTTCCGCGCTCCATGGCCCATGGTGGATGTGGCTGGCTGGCGTCTTCGGTGTCACATTTCTCACCGGCAACGTGCTGCTTCTGCCCAAGCTCGGAAGCTTGAAAACCGTGATCATGCCGGTTACGGGGCAGATCATCATGGGATTGCTTATCGACATGTTCGGCTGGTTTGGCACGCAACGCCAGCCAATCGCCCCGCTGCGCATCGCCGGCACCGTATTGGCCTTGGCCGGCTTTCTGATTGCCGTCGCCGGAGTGAAACCACGCAACCATGTCAACGATGCCGCCACCGGCCAGGGCTCTGGCAAAACCAGTAACCTTTCCACGTTGCTGTGGAGCTGCGTCGGCATCGCCTTTGGCATGTGTTCGGCCATACAAACCGCGCTGCTTGGGCGTCTGGGCGTCGCATTGCAGTCTCCGGTCAAAGCATCGTTGGCTTCCTTCACGGTCGGCTTGGCGGCGCTCGCGCTCGTGGTGGCGGTGAAGGACCGCACCTACAGTCTGGGTGACGCTCCGAAGAAAGGCAATCCGTGGTGGATGTGGACCGGCGGACTGCTGGGTGCGACGCTGGTGATGTGCAACTCGTATCTTTCCGCACACATCGGCACCGGCTTGACGGTGATGCTGATACTGCTCGGCCAAGTGGGCGGTGGACTGGTCGTTGACCGATTCGGACTGTTGGGCGTGCCACGCAGGCATGTGGCCGCCGCACAATACGGCGGCATTGCCATCGCGGCCATCGGCATTATTCTCAAGGCCATGTGA
- a CDS encoding S-ribosylhomocysteine lyase: MADEKPVVESFQLDHTKVKAPYVRYIDTQTGPNGDVISNYDLRLVQPNENAIPTGGLHTIEHTIAVLLRERIPGYIDCSPFGCRTGFHLLTWGEHSTQDVAKALKEALEFIAYEATWDDVPATTIESCGNYRDHSLFTAKEWAKDILAKGISSDPFERKVV; the protein is encoded by the coding sequence ATGGCAGATGAAAAGCCAGTTGTTGAAAGCTTCCAGCTTGACCATACCAAGGTGAAGGCGCCGTATGTGCGTTATATCGATACGCAGACCGGTCCGAACGGGGATGTGATCTCCAACTATGATCTGCGTTTGGTGCAGCCGAATGAGAACGCCATTCCTACCGGTGGCTTGCATACCATCGAGCATACGATTGCGGTGCTGCTTCGCGAGCGTATCCCCGGTTATATTGATTGTTCGCCGTTCGGCTGCCGTACCGGGTTCCACTTGTTGACGTGGGGTGAGCATTCTACGCAGGATGTGGCCAAGGCGTTGAAGGAGGCTTTGGAGTTCATCGCTTACGAGGCGACTTGGGATGATGTTCCGGCCACGACCATCGAGAGTTGCGGCAATTATCGTGATCATAGTCTGTTCACGGCGAAGGAGTGGGCGAAGGATATTCTCGCCAAGGGGATTAGTTCTGATCCGTTCGAACGCAAGGTGGTCTGA
- a CDS encoding DUF805 domain-containing protein, with protein sequence MDTARSDRAKTVPPLDQPFVGIGFQEASSRLLKKWRIFSGRASRGEYWWALLYVCLIDVLFIVLEYFFESFVLAVYGWWLFVLVPMLAVSVRRLHDANMSGWWALAPCIGNVAGLCIQVSPVIKVISALGTIYPTQFADTLARGVAQQFNGGAVGTVLVGLLLQLAAVVLQIWLYTRPGKPEGRRFDKRGDK encoded by the coding sequence ATGGATACCGCGAGATCAGATAGAGCGAAGACCGTGCCGCCACTCGACCAGCCGTTTGTCGGAATTGGTTTTCAGGAGGCGAGCAGCCGCTTGCTGAAGAAGTGGCGGATCTTTTCCGGCCGTGCCAGCCGCGGCGAATACTGGTGGGCGCTGCTGTACGTCTGCCTTATCGACGTGCTGTTCATCGTGTTGGAGTATTTCTTCGAAAGCTTCGTCCTTGCGGTCTACGGATGGTGGCTGTTTGTGCTCGTTCCGATGCTGGCCGTATCGGTGCGCCGTCTGCATGATGCGAATATGTCCGGCTGGTGGGCGCTGGCGCCGTGCATAGGCAACGTCGCCGGACTGTGCATCCAGGTGTCTCCCGTCATCAAAGTGATCAGCGCGCTCGGCACCATCTATCCGACGCAGTTCGCGGACACTCTGGCCAGGGGCGTCGCCCAGCAGTTCAACGGCGGCGCGGTCGGGACGGTACTGGTCGGACTGCTTCTGCAGCTGGCCGCCGTGGTATTGCAGATCTGGCTGTACACGAGACCCGGCAAGCCTGAGGGCAGACGCTTCGACAAGCGGGGCGACAAGTAG
- the alr gene encoding alanine racemase, with the protein MSMNAAPEIAFSSEQGKANYEAARRQYPAQAIVDLKAMRDNMRHLVATVGGPQSGTAVMGVVKADAYGHGLLPSALAALAGGATWLGTAQSHEALLLRQLGIGPDRCHILTWVYNGTAVPFDELIDNDIDVSVGSLAGIDAIAAAARKLGKAARVHVKVDSGFGRNGFTPEGFDAALAKLVQLAQEGVIEVIGQWSHLAVADSPDVPEFVESTERQIANFNAFTDRMKQAGIAPSIRHLANTAATLDRPEIHFELTRPGIGLYGYEPDPAMGTPNTYKLKPAMRLQAQLGTVKDVEAGHGISYGRTYLTPQNTSTAIVPLGYADGIHRSASGFDMEGAKHVDKPGGPVRVMTKQGPHIYHVSGRVCMDQFILDLHGSAAELGIAEGDTVELFGPGRGEEYGEPTADDWARAADTISYEIFTCLRNRIPRLYEHAPEVLAPEDLAKLDPKSIL; encoded by the coding sequence ATGAGTATGAATGCAGCACCTGAAATCGCGTTTTCATCCGAACAGGGCAAAGCCAATTATGAAGCCGCCCGCCGCCAGTACCCGGCGCAGGCGATCGTCGATCTGAAGGCGATGCGCGACAATATGCGTCACCTTGTCGCCACCGTGGGAGGACCGCAATCCGGCACCGCCGTCATGGGAGTGGTCAAAGCCGACGCCTACGGCCATGGACTGCTTCCCTCTGCACTGGCAGCGCTGGCCGGCGGCGCCACCTGGCTTGGCACCGCGCAATCCCATGAGGCGCTGCTGCTGCGCCAGTTGGGCATCGGCCCCGACCGTTGCCACATTCTCACCTGGGTGTACAACGGCACCGCCGTGCCCTTCGACGAACTGATCGACAACGATATCGACGTGTCTGTCGGCTCGCTGGCGGGCATCGACGCCATCGCCGCAGCCGCCCGCAAACTAGGCAAGGCCGCCCGCGTGCATGTGAAGGTCGACTCCGGGTTCGGCCGCAACGGCTTCACCCCGGAAGGTTTCGACGCGGCATTGGCCAAGCTGGTGCAGCTGGCCCAGGAGGGTGTGATCGAGGTCATCGGTCAGTGGAGCCACCTGGCCGTGGCTGACAGTCCCGACGTTCCCGAGTTCGTGGAATCCACCGAACGTCAGATCGCGAACTTCAACGCGTTCACCGACCGTATGAAGCAGGCCGGCATCGCGCCCAGCATCCGTCACCTCGCCAACACCGCCGCCACGCTGGACCGCCCGGAGATCCATTTCGAACTCACCCGCCCGGGCATCGGCCTGTACGGCTACGAGCCCGACCCGGCGATGGGCACGCCGAACACGTATAAGCTCAAGCCGGCCATGCGTCTGCAGGCACAGCTCGGCACAGTCAAGGACGTTGAGGCCGGTCACGGCATCTCGTATGGCCGTACCTACCTGACCCCGCAGAACACGTCGACCGCCATTGTGCCGTTGGGCTACGCGGACGGCATCCACCGCTCCGCATCCGGCTTCGATATGGAAGGCGCCAAGCATGTGGACAAGCCGGGCGGCCCGGTGCGCGTGATGACCAAGCAGGGCCCGCATATCTACCATGTGTCCGGCCGCGTGTGCATGGACCAGTTCATCCTCGATCTGCACGGCTCCGCCGCGGAACTCGGCATCGCGGAAGGCGACACTGTCGAACTGTTCGGCCCGGGGCGCGGCGAGGAATACGGCGAGCCCACCGCCGACGATTGGGCGCGCGCCGCCGATACCATCAGCTATGAGATCTTCACCTGCCTGCGCAATCGCATCCCGCGCCTGTACGAGCATGCGCCCGAAGTGCTGGCTCCGGAGGATCTCGCCAAGCTCGATCCCAAGAGCATCCTGTAA
- the recQ gene encoding DNA helicase RecQ, whose product MDEHGDSRALEALQRYFGYESFRPGQAGIVNALLNGRDVLGVMPTGAGKSICYQIPATILPGISLVVSPLISLMQDQVDALNDVGIPALFVNGMQTPDQQDFALSMAANGQAKLLYVAPERLETQRFQNFASHTPISMVAVDEAHCVSQWGQDFRSSYLGIGEFIAKLPTRPAVAAFTATATERVRRDIISILGLANPSITVTGFDRPNLYFDILKLDTKNKTPWIARYVADHPNESGIVYCATRKETEALAASLNHTVPVLLGPQAETGRVAVAYHGGMSPEVREQAQRDFVNDRVPVVVATNAFGMGIDKSNVRYVIHHNMPESIEAYYQEAGRAGRDGEPSRCTLLWNESDIVTRRRLLDNDYENARLTPEEQEVVRVSKRHLLDGMVGYCRTTECLHTYMTRYFGERSAADAGVCDGGCANCGRAFETVDVTDMARAISMCVHDVQQKVGVGKIVKILRGSKSQDLAVWHPETMATYGMLGSVSEAQVRDVLNQMVADGFLCISEGRLPLVGFGVRAAETVSPQFHYEMKRVKRRVPSRAVSGQGGLDGQLGRSQAAGGVQELDGEEERLFQKLRELRLAIAREIGKPPYIVFSDKSLRDMARIRPTTRAQMLGVSGVGEVKMQRYGERFLDVIRAVGERSGR is encoded by the coding sequence ATGGACGAACATGGGGACAGCCGCGCACTGGAAGCGCTGCAACGGTATTTCGGCTATGAATCGTTCCGACCAGGGCAGGCGGGAATCGTCAACGCACTGTTGAACGGGCGCGACGTGCTCGGCGTCATGCCCACCGGTGCCGGTAAATCCATCTGCTACCAGATCCCCGCCACCATTCTGCCCGGCATCTCCCTAGTCGTCTCACCGCTTATCTCCCTCATGCAGGATCAGGTCGACGCGCTGAACGATGTAGGCATCCCCGCCTTGTTCGTCAACGGCATGCAAACGCCCGACCAGCAGGATTTCGCCCTGTCCATGGCCGCCAACGGGCAGGCCAAACTCCTGTATGTAGCTCCGGAACGCTTGGAAACACAACGATTCCAAAACTTCGCCAGCCACACGCCCATCTCCATGGTGGCTGTGGACGAAGCGCACTGCGTGTCCCAATGGGGGCAGGACTTCCGCTCCTCATACCTGGGCATCGGCGAATTCATCGCCAAACTGCCAACCCGCCCAGCCGTAGCCGCCTTCACCGCAACCGCCACCGAACGCGTTCGGCGAGACATCATCTCCATACTGGGCCTAGCCAATCCAAGCATTACCGTCACCGGCTTCGACCGCCCGAACCTCTACTTCGACATCCTCAAACTCGACACCAAAAACAAGACGCCGTGGATTGCACGCTACGTGGCCGATCATCCCAACGAATCCGGCATCGTCTACTGCGCCACGCGCAAGGAAACGGAAGCGCTCGCCGCCTCGCTCAACCACACCGTTCCCGTACTGCTCGGTCCGCAAGCCGAAACGGGGCGCGTCGCCGTCGCCTACCATGGCGGCATGTCGCCGGAGGTACGCGAACAGGCACAACGTGATTTTGTGAACGACCGCGTGCCCGTGGTCGTTGCCACCAACGCATTCGGCATGGGCATCGACAAGTCGAATGTGCGTTACGTGATCCACCACAATATGCCCGAAAGCATCGAAGCCTACTATCAGGAGGCCGGGCGTGCCGGGCGAGACGGCGAACCGAGCCGGTGCACGCTGCTGTGGAACGAATCCGACATCGTCACGCGTCGCCGCCTGCTGGACAACGACTACGAGAACGCCAGACTCACCCCTGAAGAACAGGAGGTGGTGCGCGTCTCGAAACGCCATCTGCTCGACGGCATGGTCGGCTACTGCCGTACCACCGAATGCCTGCACACCTATATGACACGCTATTTCGGCGAGCGCTCTGCTGCGGATGCCGGCGTGTGCGATGGCGGGTGCGCTAATTGCGGGCGGGCTTTCGAGACTGTTGATGTGACTGATATGGCTCGTGCCATCAGTATGTGCGTGCATGATGTGCAGCAGAAGGTCGGTGTTGGCAAGATCGTTAAGATTCTGCGTGGTTCGAAGTCGCAGGATCTTGCGGTGTGGCATCCGGAGACTATGGCTACTTATGGCATGCTTGGCAGTGTTTCGGAAGCGCAGGTGCGTGATGTGCTGAATCAGATGGTGGCGGATGGGTTTCTTTGTATTTCCGAGGGGCGTTTGCCGCTTGTTGGATTTGGCGTTAGGGCTGCTGAGACGGTGAGTCCGCAGTTTCATTACGAAATGAAGCGTGTGAAGCGTAGGGTGCCGAGTCGTGCTGTTTCCGGTCAGGGTGGCTTGGATGGTCAATTGGGGCGGTCTCAGGCGGCTGGCGGTGTGCAGGAGTTGGATGGCGAGGAGGAGCGGCTGTTTCAGAAGTTGCGTGAATTGCGTTTGGCTATTGCGCGTGAGATTGGCAAACCGCCTTACATTGTGTTCAGTGATAAATCGTTGCGTGATATGGCTCGTATTCGGCCGACTACTCGTGCGCAGATGCTGGGTGTCAGTGGTGTGGGTGAGGTTAAGATGCAGCGGTATGGTGAACGGTTCCTTGATGTGATCCGGGCTGTGGGCGAACGTTCTGGGCGGTAG
- a CDS encoding anion transporter: MRRLVVKVLKNETILVVASVLALVSCFIVPPDREYAGYIHASTISQLICLMIVVCGFQRIGVFRIIGSRLLEHVGSLRGLVVTLVALTYFSAMLITNDVALVTFVPFAVAVLLMADMGERTVLVVTLMTIGANVGSMLTPIGNAHNLYLKALTGMPAGEMMGIMAPYSVCAVVLLLIVIYFAFPKLPVSELNNLETGVLAPERSKHQPDEIRITGYGAGYGGWRTVVYALLFVVCLLAVSDFIPLWVMCVVVVATFLFTDRRVFRYVDWGLPLTFCMFFIFIGNMKRVPEFYQLAQSLVSGHPLEVAVVSSQVISNVPTTLLLSGFCDQWRPLIIGTNLGGMGTLIASMASLISYKNVVRQYPDRKGRYLGVYTAVNVLFLIVLVGLSWIIE, translated from the coding sequence ATGCGGCGTTTGGTGGTCAAAGTCCTGAAGAATGAGACCATTCTCGTTGTGGCTTCGGTACTTGCGTTGGTTTCCTGCTTTATCGTTCCACCAGATAGGGAATATGCCGGCTATATTCATGCCAGCACCATTTCTCAGCTGATCTGCCTCATGATCGTAGTGTGCGGTTTTCAGCGTATCGGCGTGTTCCGTATTATCGGCTCGCGTCTTCTGGAACATGTGGGCAGCTTGCGGGGACTTGTGGTGACGCTGGTGGCGTTGACCTATTTTTCGGCGATGCTGATCACGAACGATGTGGCGTTGGTTACGTTCGTTCCCTTTGCGGTGGCTGTGCTGCTTATGGCCGATATGGGGGAGAGAACCGTTCTGGTGGTCACGTTGATGACCATCGGCGCGAATGTGGGCAGTATGCTCACGCCGATCGGCAATGCGCACAACCTGTATCTTAAAGCGCTTACCGGCATGCCGGCCGGCGAGATGATGGGCATTATGGCGCCGTATTCGGTGTGTGCGGTTGTTCTTCTGCTGATCGTGATCTATTTCGCGTTCCCGAAGCTTCCTGTTTCCGAACTGAATAATCTGGAGACCGGCGTGCTTGCCCCGGAGCGGAGCAAGCATCAGCCGGATGAGATTCGCATCACCGGCTATGGAGCCGGCTATGGCGGCTGGCGTACCGTGGTGTACGCGCTGCTGTTCGTCGTCTGCCTGCTGGCCGTATCCGATTTCATCCCGCTGTGGGTGATGTGCGTGGTGGTCGTGGCCACGTTCCTGTTCACCGACCGCCGTGTGTTCCGCTACGTGGATTGGGGGCTGCCGCTTACCTTCTGCATGTTCTTCATCTTCATCGGCAATATGAAGCGTGTGCCGGAGTTCTACCAGCTGGCGCAGTCGCTGGTCAGCGGGCATCCGCTTGAGGTGGCGGTGGTGTCCAGCCAGGTGATCAGCAATGTGCCCACCACGCTGCTGCTTTCCGGTTTCTGCGACCAGTGGCGTCCGCTGATCATCGGCACCAATCTTGGCGGCATGGGTACGCTGATCGCATCCATGGCCTCGCTGATCTCCTACAAGAACGTGGTGCGTCAGTACCCTGACCGCAAGGGCCGTTACCTGGGCGTGTACACCGCGGTGAACGTGCTGTTCCTCATCGTTCTTGTCGGGTTGAGCTGGATTATCGAATAG
- a CDS encoding amino acid permease: protein MDLFRKKSVDQLVSEATPLKRTLKTFDLTMLGIGAIIGTGIFVLTGKGALTAGPALSLSFLLAAVCCGFAGLCYAEFASMAPVSGSAYSYAYLAFGELIAFVIGWDLILEYALQAATVSAGWSGYFNKLLEGFGLHLPVELTAAYGTTPGVTTYFNLPGFVIVLLITWLLSIGISQTKKANDIMVMIKLVIIVLFIICTVWYVNPANWKPFSPYGVYTFQPGSTQPYGIVPAASIVFFSFIGFDAVSSSAEETINPNKTLPRGILLSLVISTVLYIAMTFIMTGVVPYKEFAKFVDAPVAGVILATGLNWLAVIVNLGALIGMTTVMLVQLYGQSRICYAMSRDGLFPKFFGEVHPKYHTPFKGTWFFGLLTAIAGGFININVLFELVNIGTLSAFIIVSAGVLWMRKTQPDAHRGFRAPGVPFTPICSIVFCLILIGGLNWETWLRFAIWFSLGLAVYFAYSRKRSKLNEPGLF from the coding sequence ATGGATCTATTCCGCAAAAAATCGGTGGACCAGCTTGTTTCCGAAGCGACGCCGCTGAAACGAACATTGAAAACCTTCGATCTGACCATGCTCGGCATCGGCGCGATCATCGGCACCGGCATCTTCGTACTCACCGGCAAGGGCGCGCTCACCGCAGGCCCCGCCCTGTCATTGTCGTTCCTGCTCGCGGCCGTATGCTGCGGCTTCGCGGGCCTGTGCTACGCGGAGTTCGCTTCGATGGCGCCCGTGTCCGGTTCCGCGTATTCCTACGCCTATCTGGCGTTCGGCGAGCTCATCGCCTTCGTGATCGGCTGGGATCTGATACTGGAATACGCGCTGCAGGCCGCCACCGTATCGGCCGGATGGTCGGGGTATTTCAACAAGCTGCTTGAAGGGTTCGGGCTGCACCTGCCCGTCGAACTCACCGCGGCATACGGCACCACGCCGGGCGTGACCACCTATTTCAATCTGCCGGGATTCGTCATCGTGCTGCTCATCACCTGGCTGCTGTCCATCGGCATCAGCCAGACCAAGAAGGCCAACGACATCATGGTGATGATCAAGCTCGTCATCATCGTGCTGTTCATCATCTGCACCGTCTGGTACGTGAACCCGGCGAACTGGAAGCCGTTCTCCCCCTACGGGGTCTACACGTTCCAGCCCGGTTCCACACAGCCCTACGGCATCGTGCCCGCCGCCTCGATCGTGTTCTTCAGCTTCATCGGCTTCGACGCGGTCTCGTCCTCCGCCGAGGAGACCATCAACCCGAACAAGACGCTGCCGCGCGGCATCCTGCTCTCGCTGGTCATCTCCACCGTGCTGTATATCGCCATGACCTTCATCATGACCGGCGTCGTGCCCTATAAGGAGTTCGCCAAGTTCGTGGACGCCCCGGTCGCCGGCGTGATTCTGGCCACCGGCCTGAACTGGCTGGCCGTGATCGTGAACCTCGGCGCGTTGATCGGCATGACCACCGTGATGCTCGTGCAGTTGTACGGTCAGTCCCGCATCTGCTATGCGATGAGCCGCGACGGCCTGTTCCCGAAGTTCTTCGGCGAGGTGCATCCGAAATACCACACCCCGTTCAAGGGCACCTGGTTCTTCGGCCTGCTGACGGCAATTGCCGGCGGTTTCATCAATATCAACGTGCTGTTCGAGCTGGTGAATATCGGCACGCTGTCCGCGTTCATCATCGTGTCCGCTGGCGTGCTGTGGATGCGCAAGACCCAGCCGGACGCGCACCGCGGATTCCGTGCGCCGGGCGTACCGTTCACGCCGATCTGCTCGATCGTGTTCTGCCTGATCCTGATCGGCGGACTCAACTGGGAGACCTGGCTGCGCTTCGCCATCTGGTTCTCGCTCGGTTTGGCGGTGTACTTCGCCTATAGCCGCAAGCGGTCCAAGTTGAACGAGCCGGGATTGTTCTGA
- a CDS encoding GNAT family N-acetyltransferase — protein MSDLPRMRVIYQRARELMAANGNPTQWGSTFPRESVVIDDIKRQRMMLLVDTKDGKERILAQFAVCLGEDPTYTHIDGAWLDNDSYVTIHRIASSGLARHAARDCIRWALTHYGNVRADTHPNNKAMQHILESNGFARCGLIQLIDRPTDTTRIAYQRHEW, from the coding sequence ATGAGTGATTTGCCACGGATGAGGGTGATCTATCAGCGTGCGCGTGAGTTGATGGCAGCCAACGGCAATCCGACACAGTGGGGAAGTACGTTTCCACGCGAATCCGTGGTGATCGATGACATCAAGCGTCAGCGCATGATGCTTCTGGTCGATACCAAGGATGGCAAGGAGCGTATTCTGGCGCAGTTCGCGGTGTGTCTTGGTGAGGATCCGACATATACGCATATCGATGGCGCTTGGCTGGATAACGACAGCTATGTGACGATTCATCGCATAGCGTCTTCCGGTTTGGCACGTCATGCGGCCCGCGACTGCATTCGTTGGGCGTTGACCCATTACGGTAACGTGCGTGCCGATACGCATCCGAACAATAAGGCCATGCAGCATATTCTCGAATCGAACGGTTTCGCTCGCTGCGGTCTGATCCAGCTTATCGATCGGCCTACAGACACCACGCGTATCGCCTACCAGCGTCACGAATGGTGA